In Spea bombifrons isolate aSpeBom1 chromosome 12, aSpeBom1.2.pri, whole genome shotgun sequence, the following proteins share a genomic window:
- the CFAP107 gene encoding cilia- and flagella-associated protein 107, whose translation MASNTKRLSEPRSEMRRIVMSEIPAADRKWFLPGWKIEAEYSNKVLIGNWAEERQEFKRGSYSTKASCYRTDFVSFPMDGSREMLGSLIVNKMQGLPKKHLITHHGAPDSKYLVSSYDDDYSRRGNSSLPPIRTFNGHQLAWVPERSSYPTVEPPTNYGLKKEKEMQWRESSSKDVRSVYSTSYKNLPPSAFAVARYGVAPRALSSNMNQNNNVNKSLQLRNQRPLQVPDYPAGRTKRSTVTKLLPLRQKPLTAAE comes from the exons ATGGCGAGTAACACTAAACGGCTCTCAGAGCCCAGAAGCGAAATGAGACGGATTGTGATGTCTGAAATCCCAGCCGCTGATAGGAAATGGTTTCTCCCCGGATGGAAAATAGAAGCCGAATATTCCAACAAAGTGCTGATCGGGAACTGGGCCGAGGAACGGCAAGAG tttaagAGAGGCTCGTATTCCACGAAGGCCAGCTGTTATAGAACGGACTTTGTCTCGTTCCCGATGGACGGTTCCAGGGAGATGCTGGGGAGCTTGATTGTCAACAAAATGCAG GGTCTGCCAAAGAAACATCTGATCACCCACCATGGAGCACCCGACTCTAAATACTTGGTATCATCATACGACGATGATTATTCCAGACGTGGAAATTCGTCTTTGCCTCCGATTCGGACTTTTAATGGTCACCAATTAGCTTGGGTTCCAGAGCGCTCCAGTTATCCTACTGTAG AGCCACCCACCAACTATGGTCTGAAGAAGGAGAAAGAAATGCAATGGAGAGAAAGTTCCTCCAAAGACGTGAGAAGCGTTTATTCCACTTCTTACAAGAATCTGCCGCCTTCTGCCTTTGCGGTCGCCCGCTATGGAGTGGCTCCCCGCGCTCTGTCCAGTAATATGAACCAAAATAACAACGTCAACAAGAGCTTACAGCTCAGGAACCAGAGACCTCTTCAGGTTCCCGACTATCCAGCGGGGAGAACCAAGCGCAGCACCGTGACCAAGTTACTACCTCTGCGTCAGAAACCACTGACCGCCGCGGAATAA
- the AADACL4 gene encoding arylacetamide deacetylase-like 4: MGVGLALLVALLAIFFSLCFLLVVGVIYFEFSNSEIPAGVACPGKLRTIHCVTIGIAIVGRILQNLGICSQIGFTRYVREKLMVRELREDPALLIKNLKFEDVPVRVYQPKSPSAGGRKGVLFFHGGGWMFGSIGNYDVLCRYIAKETESVVVSVGYRLAPEHRYPAQYEDCLNSAVHFMKTAEDYGVDSSSIIISGDSAGGNLTAAVCQALVGRTDLPKPLAQVLIYPSVQMVDLNLPSFQQNRAVPILYRERAAFYMINYVCDDISVIEDVLDGDHVPVDTKLNFRKWLSADNIPDQFKARGFQPRVMSSHDEDVYETVKNALETACSPLLANDSVIRLLPKAYILTCEFDVLRDDGILYKKRLEDNGVDVTWYHVKDGFHGIVSFFDNGLLSFPSGKLAVDDIVNFIKNID, translated from the exons ATGGGGGTAGGGCTCGCTTTGCTTGTGGCCCTGCTAGCGATTTTCTTTTCGTTATGTTTTTTGCTTGTCGTGGGGGTCATTTATTTTGAGTTTTCCAATTCGGAGATCCCAGCAGGGGTGGCATGCCCCGGGAAGCTGAGGACCATTCACTGCGTGACGATCGGCATTGCGATTGTG GGGAGGATCTTACAGAATTTGGGAATATGCAGTCAGATCGGCTTCACTCGCTACGTGAGGGAGAAACTTATGGTTCGAGAACTAAGGGAAGATCCGGCgcttttaataaaaaacctGAAGTTTGAAGATGTTCCGGTGAGAGTTTATCAGCCAAAATCGCCCTCTGCGGGTGGAAGGAAGGGCGTCTTATTTTTCCACGGCGGAGGATGGATGTTCGGAAGCATCGGCAA TTATGATGTTTTATGCCGCTATATTGCGAAGGAAACAGAATCGGTGGTGGTCTCCGTCGG ATATCGCCTGGCACCGGAACACAGGTACCCGGCGCAGTACGAGGACTGTCTCAACTCTGCCGTTCATTTCATGAAGACCGCGGAGGACTATGGCGTTGATAGCTCCTCCATCATCATAAGCGGGGACAGCGCAGGAGGAAACCTCACGGCTGCTGTTTGCCAAGCTCTCGTTGGCAGAACCGATCTTCCAAAACCACTGGCCCAAGTGCTGATATACCCCAGCGTCCAAATGGTGGACCTCAATTTGCCTTCCTTCCAGCAGAACCGAGCCGTTCCGATTTTATACCGAGAACGAGCCGCCTTCTACATGATAAACTACGTATGCGACGATATTTCTGTAATCGAGGATGTGTTGGACGGCGACCATGTTCCCGTCGATACAAAGTTAAACTTCAGGAAGTGGCTAAGCGCTGATAATATTCCTGACCAATTCAAAGCCCGCGGCTTTCAGCCTCGCGTTATGTCTTCCCACGATGAGGATGTTTACGAGACAGTAAAAAATGCTTTAGAGACGGCTTGTTCTCCATTACTCGCCAACGACTCCGTAATTCGTCTTTTACCCAAAGCTTATATATTAACGTGCGAGTTCGATGTCCTGCGGGATGACGGAATACTGTATAAGAAAAGACTGGAGGACAATGGGGTTGATGTCACCTGGTACCACGTTAAGGATGGCTTTCACGGTATCGTCAGTTTCTTTGACAACGGGCTCCTTTCCTTTCCATCTGGAAAGCTGGCTGTGGATGACATCGTTAACTTCATAAAGAATATAGATTAA